ACCTTTGCAGCAGAGGGTAAGTCTTTCTggaatttgatttttaaaacatataaaatgtaatatattgtaCATATTGTATGTATTGTGTTTGTGGATTGTGAATAACAGCTTTTaagtgtctttgtttgttttcaatacactgtatttttcagtatttttctttgtgGTGTTACAAGTCTTCAAAAGTGTGCAAAAGTGTGCTGTAGCATCACAAAGAAGTACACATTGTACACAAATGCACACGAAAGATATTCTGTATAAGTgcatgaaatatatatatagttaaaaGAAATGTACTTTTCAGATAAAGAATTCACTAAAAAAAGATATGTTACACTCAAAGATTAAACAAGGGCTTCTCGGGTTTTTAGCTTGTGGCCTCTTGCTTAAAGGGAGTAAACAGTTTGTGGTCAAGTTTCAGTTGTTGTTAGCAGTTCCACCACAGAGACATTTGCCCTCTAAACTTGTCACATGGTTTCATCAAATAACTGTTTGAGACCCAAGGAACTGAAAGTATCCAGTACttcacaaaacaaagtaaaaattaaagaaaagtcaaaaaaaaaatttaattccttctttttcatttcccattaatggtaaatgataaatggtctgtacttgttctgcacctttctagtcttttcagcCACTCAGAGAGTTTTTACACCACATTCATATTCACCAAGTCACTCACCATTCGCATCAGGAGGAAATTAacaattcacacacattcacacactgatttgGGGTTcagcccaaggacacttcgacatgcagcctggaggagccagggatcgatCCTCTGATTGATGGGtgacctgctcctcctctgagccacaTCCACCGCATCTCACAACCCCTCAGGTTTATCTTGTGACCCACAGTTAAAGTGCTCGACCCTTAGATTGGGAATCTCTAGACTAGACTACTTGTGCTTGTAATGcagtattttacattattacCATCATACTTGTGTGAAGAATCTGAGTATTTTGTCCACCACTGGTTACTAAATGGTAAGGTCTGACCAAATCTATATCAGTGCATGTAACTTCCATGACATTGCATTTTCCACAGAGACCTGTGTGGATCGCTGTGGCTCTTTTGACCCAcagaggaaatgtcagtgtgactCCATGTGCGTGTACTATGGAAGCTGCTGTGGGGACTTTGACGCCATCTGCCCTAAAAAAGGTCTGaataaacaatttaattttGAATGAATAAAGGTCTTAAATTTGTCTATTTCCACTGCAGCATCTTCATGTGACAAAACTTTCTCCTGTTCTGCCCTCAGTTGCCCGCGGCGACACCTTCGAGGAAATAGAGGAAGTAACAGAAGCGGTGATAACTCTTAACGAGAGCACCACAACTCTCACACCAACTTTCAACACGGTTGCAGCAACCACCCCAGCCTCCCCACCACCCACCACCACACAAGGGCCCACACCACCTGTAGACACTGACGCAGCGGCCTGCAGTGGTCGCCCTTTTGACGCTTTTCTGCAGCTGAAGAATGGGTCGATTTATGCATTTAGAGGTAAACCAAAAGGAGGACATCCAAAAGGGTTTCAGTCCTATAAGTGTGTATCTATGTGGGTATTTTTCTGCATTAACTCGgttaaataaattcaaattagtCTGTTACTGCACATAGCACTCATGCAAAGCCTACTTTTCCTCCAAGGTGAATATTTTTTCGAGCTGGATGAGAAATCCGTACTTCCTGGTTACCCCAAACTCATCAAGGATGTGTGGGGAATCTCTGGTCCCATCGACGCTGCGTTCACACGCATCAGCTGTCAGGGAAAAACCTACATCTTTAAGGTAGAAACTTGCACAACAGCCGTAGATGGAGAGCCCAGTGTATTCTAACTGCTCTGTACATGGGACCCAAATTAAGTATCATTAAGTAAAATATATGGTGCTCACAAACAGAATCATTGTTCCCTTTGGGTCTGCAGATACATAAACGGGCTGAGCATAATAGACCTGCATTGTATCCTAAGTGTCACAGTAGAAGCATCAAACCTGTCTGCACTGTGCTTTCTATTTATTCTCCCTCAGGGGAACAAGTACTGGAGGTTTGATGGAGACGTCTTGGATGATAACTATCCACGGGACATTTCAGTCGGCTTTGATGGCATACCGGATAGCGTTGATGCAGCATTTGCCACACCAGCACCAAGTCACCGTGGCAAAGAGAAGGCCTACTTTTTCAAAGGTAGATATGTGGGgctgtgtgatgtttttcaATATTCAAAAGCTCCTCGGGCCCAAAGTAGACTGTGATGGGTTTTAATCTCATATGACCCTGAATGCAGTACTGTAAAGAAGCAGTTTCTCATCTTTTTGGCTTTAAAATGAAGCAGCTCAACTTGTGTTTGAGTTCCAAGCAGGTTAACAAATaatgattgatttatttcagaATAATCTCACAGGTCTGGGGAGTTAACCCCATATTGTATTTCATAACGAAAGAGCAAAaattagaaagaaaaagtttgaaGGATCACATCTTGTGATCTCTGTAACACTtacttgctgtgtgtgtatgtaggtaAAATTGTGACTGCATGACCTTTGCTTGGAACTGAGTCCACTGTGTTATTACCAAAAGATTTGAGTGCTTCCAGAAACCTCTCCTCTATAGTACTATTTCCCTGTCTCATCATTTCATATTGATAAAAGTTTAGTTACCAGATATATGAGGATAAACaagctctgtttctgtcttcaggGGACAAATATCACCAGTATGAGTTCAAGCACCAGCCTTCCCATGAGGAGTGTGTCCAAATGAGCAGGTCGTCTCCATCCATGCTGTTCACACAATACACAGACCTGTTCTGCGATCAGACATGGGAGGATTTCTTCACAGAGCTCTTTGGAAGCTCCTGTAAggctcagatgtgtgtgtgtgtgtgtgtttacatgtctcTATGCCTCTAATCATCTTTCATTTTCTATCTGTGTGAATAGCTCCACTGCACAGTTAATGAGTCCAATGTGTTTTTTAGTCAGCAGTCCTCAGACAGGCGCTCGTTTCACCAGTAGGGACTGGCAGGGCATCGGGCCCCCTGTAGATGCTGCCATGGTGGGACGAGTATACCTCAGCCCCAAGCCCGTgccatcctctcctccaccagcgAGGAGGCGGAGCAGTCGGAGGAGGAGGCCCAACAGGAAGCGTGGGCATCGGAGAAGGCAGAGTCGTCACACGGTGTTTGATGATCTCTTCGGTTATGATGATTGGTTTGACTTCAGCGACTACAGCGACATATTTGATGAGAGCACCACACAGGAGTACAAAAGCACCCCTGttcaaaatgtgtattttttcaagAGAGGTACAAATACATGCAGTTATTTTTATCCcaaagctgtgctgtgtgtgaacaaaacagaaaaattgtGCAAAATTCTACTTTTATACAGTTACAAGCATGAAAACAGATTCTCTTTGAGCCTCCTCCTTTAACACTGCTTGGTTGGCAtgtatcttttttatttgtgatggcAGATAAATACTACAGAGTGGATCTGCAGACAAAACGTGTGGACTTCACCAGCCCTCCTTACCCACGATCCATTGCGAAATTCTGGCTGGGCTGCAAGCATGAAGAGACTCCTGATGGATCGAAGGCAGAGAAGAGATAAGCCAGCTGACTGAGCCTGTAGTttggaagaaataaaaagaaattccCTCTGGTTTATTTGCATCCCTCAGTAATTACAACATGGACTTATAATAGCTTCTAGTGTGGTTGTTATTAAAGCATGTTGTCCATGATAAATACCCTTAAGTGTTCCCTCTTTAAGTAGGTAAATAGGCTGAAATTCTGCATGATTTAATAAACTTCAGATTCCAGTTTTGTGAGTGCCTTAATATTCctcagcacatacacacacacacacacacacacacacacacacacacacacacacgcacacacacacacacacacacaatgcattcCCTGGCTAGCTATCACAACTACAAGCCTAACCTTAATGCTGTCTGTAACCCCAAAAGGTCAAACCCCTCAAACAGCCAACAGGCTATGGTACTGACAAGCTTGCCCTTGTAAATTGTTCTCATTCTGAGGATCTAAAGCTCAAACTTGTTCTCATAAATTGTCATACAAGTAAATGTAAGTGATTCCTCCCTGATGCACAACcgtacattcacacactggccTCGTCtgcagctccaaaagaataaagGATGAGTCGCCTCCATGCTGTGCTGACATGGCCTCAGCCTGTGCAGCAGAAGGGTGCTCTCCTGAGAGAGGTGCACCCTCTGCTGGACAAAACACTGTATGGGAGGACACcactcacaaaaataaaataatacatgttTGTTGATTTATGTCTGTCTTGATATGAcatgtttaacacttttttatcTAGTTTTCTGTTGACTGAGGCATTTATCCTGTTTAAATACAAGCCACAATATAATCATTTAGACACTATCTGCTTGTGGGCTCTGGTGGGACAAtatgctctgtttttttccttttcaataTTCAGGAAATTTACACTTGTTAATGtagattttcttttgtgttattGGTATCTTGTTTTACTTCGTTttttccacaaacacactgtttttgtgagtgATTTTGATGGTTTAGAGTCTGTTTTTGATAATGTCAACACGGTAATGAGCACTAAAAcataaacaagtgttttaataTGTTGCCTAGCACTGCCG
This window of the Pempheris klunzingeri isolate RE-2024b chromosome 14, fPemKlu1.hap1, whole genome shotgun sequence genome carries:
- the vtnb gene encoding vitronectin b, which encodes MKPAVVLLGFILLLDTTFAAEETCVDRCGSFDPQRKCQCDSMCVYYGSCCGDFDAICPKKVARGDTFEEIEEVTEAVITLNESTTTLTPTFNTVAATTPASPPPTTTQGPTPPVDTDAAACSGRPFDAFLQLKNGSIYAFRGEYFFELDEKSVLPGYPKLIKDVWGISGPIDAAFTRISCQGKTYIFKGNKYWRFDGDVLDDNYPRDISVGFDGIPDSVDAAFATPAPSHRGKEKAYFFKGDKYHQYEFKHQPSHEECVQMSRSSPSMLFTQYTDLFCDQTWEDFFTELFGSSFSSPQTGARFTSRDWQGIGPPVDAAMVGRVYLSPKPVPSSPPPARRRSSRRRRPNRKRGHRRRQSRHTVFDDLFGYDDWFDFSDYSDIFDESTTQEYKSTPVQNVYFFKRDKYYRVDLQTKRVDFTSPPYPRSIAKFWLGCKHEETPDGSKAEKR